One Luoshenia tenuis DNA window includes the following coding sequences:
- a CDS encoding two-component system response regulator has translation MIARKKILIVEDNPINRAMLKEILSSQYTVIEAENGQEALDVLKDYKDELSLILLDIVMPVMDGYTFLSIVKADSAYASIPVIVTTQNDGESDEVAALSHGAADFVAKPYRPQIILHRVAGIINLRETAAMINLIQYDRLTGLYSKEFFYQRVKEILMQHPEKQYDIVCSDIENFKLVNDIFGVPTGDRLLRGVAGMYAEMAGEKGICGRFNADQFGCLLEHRPEYRNEWFIRAGKQVNTLSNAKNVVMKWGIYAVENRELSVEQMCDRALLAACSIKGQYGKYFAAYDDKLRSQLLREQAITNGMEAALAQGEFEIYLQPKYKIPEGSLAGAEALVRWRHPEWGLQSPAEFIPLFEKNGFITKLDQFVWDRACAALREWDDKGYPPISISVNVSRADIYNADIADILTRTLKRYQLPLSRLHLEITESAYTEDPRQIISTVGQLREMGFIIEMDDFGSGYSSLNMLNQMPLDILKLDMKFIRSETAKPLDREILHFIMDLARWMDLRVVAEGVETRDQLVRLEEIGCDYVQGYYFAKPMPCTEFETLLKA, from the coding sequence ATGATAGCACGCAAGAAAATACTGATCGTAGAGGATAACCCGATTAACCGGGCCATGTTAAAGGAGATATTATCCTCTCAATATACCGTTATAGAGGCGGAAAATGGCCAGGAAGCGCTGGACGTTTTAAAGGATTATAAAGACGAGCTGTCCTTGATCCTGCTGGATATTGTAATGCCGGTCATGGACGGCTATACGTTTTTATCCATCGTCAAGGCAGATTCGGCCTATGCGTCGATACCGGTGATCGTCACCACTCAAAACGATGGTGAGTCTGATGAGGTTGCCGCGCTATCCCACGGCGCGGCGGATTTTGTGGCAAAGCCTTACCGGCCGCAGATCATTTTGCACCGGGTGGCGGGTATCATTAACCTGCGGGAAACGGCGGCGATGATCAACCTCATCCAGTACGACCGGCTGACCGGCCTTTACAGCAAGGAGTTTTTCTATCAGCGCGTCAAAGAGATTTTGATGCAGCACCCGGAGAAACAATACGATATCGTCTGCTCGGATATCGAGAACTTTAAACTGGTCAACGATATTTTCGGCGTGCCCACGGGCGACCGGCTGCTGCGCGGCGTGGCGGGGATGTACGCGGAGATGGCGGGCGAAAAAGGAATCTGCGGACGGTTTAATGCGGACCAGTTCGGCTGCCTGCTGGAGCATCGCCCAGAGTACCGCAACGAATGGTTTATCCGGGCGGGCAAACAGGTCAATACCCTGTCAAACGCCAAAAACGTGGTGATGAAATGGGGCATTTACGCCGTTGAGAATCGGGAACTGTCCGTTGAGCAGATGTGCGACCGGGCGCTTTTGGCGGCGTGCAGCATCAAGGGCCAGTACGGCAAGTATTTTGCGGCGTATGACGATAAACTGCGCAGCCAGCTGCTGCGCGAGCAGGCCATCACCAACGGCATGGAGGCTGCCCTGGCGCAAGGCGAATTTGAAATCTACCTGCAACCCAAATATAAGATTCCAGAGGGAAGCCTGGCCGGTGCGGAGGCGCTGGTGCGCTGGCGACACCCCGAGTGGGGGCTGCAATCGCCCGCGGAATTCATCCCGCTATTTGAAAAGAACGGCTTTATTACTAAGCTGGATCAATTCGTATGGGACAGGGCCTGCGCCGCGCTGCGGGAATGGGATGATAAGGGTTATCCGCCCATCTCTATCTCAGTAAACGTATCCCGGGCAGACATTTATAACGCGGATATCGCCGATATCCTGACCCGTACGCTAAAGCGCTACCAGCTTCCCCTTTCCCGGCTGCATTTGGAAATCACCGAGAGCGCCTATACAGAGGACCCGCGCCAGATCATAAGCACGGTAGGGCAGCTGCGGGAGATGGGCTTTATCATCGAGATGGATGATTTCGGCAGCGGATATTCCTCGCTGAACATGCTCAACCAGATGCCGCTGGATATCCTCAAACTGGATATGAAATTTATCAGAAGTGAAACGGCAAAGCCGCTGGACCGGGAGATACTGCACTTTATCATGGATCTGGCCCGGTGGATGGACCTGCGCGTGGTGGCCGAGGGCGTAGAGACCCGGGATCAGCTGGTGCGGCTAGAAGAGATCGGCTGCGATTACGTGCAGGGCTACTACTTTGCCAAACCCATGCCTTGTACGGAGTTTGAAACGCTGTTAAAAGCATGA
- the hisIE gene encoding bifunctional phosphoribosyl-AMP cyclohydrolase/phosphoribosyl-ATP diphosphatase HisIE: protein MENNILEKVKYNHHGLVPAIAQDVESGRVLMMAWMNEESLKLTLETRRAHYFSRSRKKLWLKGETSGHFQDVVDMALDCDGDTILMRVHQTGAACHNGTFSCFEQPLLESEEEMGGDSRVLQELYDVIADRQKNPKEGSYTNFLFEKGVDKICKKVGEEAAETIIAAKNRSKDEVTGEASDLMYHLMVLLVEQGVSLQDIYRELADRR from the coding sequence ATGGAAAATAATATCCTGGAAAAAGTTAAATATAACCACCACGGCCTGGTGCCGGCCATTGCGCAGGATGTGGAGAGCGGCCGGGTACTGATGATGGCCTGGATGAACGAGGAGTCCCTCAAGCTGACGCTTGAGACCCGGCGGGCGCATTACTTTAGCCGCAGCCGCAAAAAGCTTTGGCTAAAGGGCGAGACCTCGGGCCACTTTCAGGATGTGGTGGATATGGCCCTGGATTGCGACGGGGATACCATCCTGATGCGCGTGCACCAGACCGGGGCCGCCTGCCATAACGGCACCTTCAGCTGTTTTGAGCAGCCCCTGCTGGAGAGCGAGGAAGAGATGGGCGGCGACAGCCGCGTGCTCCAGGAGCTGTATGACGTGATTGCGGACCGCCAGAAAAACCCCAAGGAGGGCTCTTATACCAACTTCCTCTTTGAAAAAGGGGTGGATAAGATCTGCAAAAAGGTGGGCGAGGAGGCGGCCGAGACCATTATCGCCGCCAAGAACCGCTCCAAGGACGAGGTGACGGGCGAGGCGAGCGACCTGATGTATCACCTGATGGTATTGCTGGTGGAGCAGGGCGTGAGCCTGCAGGATATTTATCGGGAACTGGCGGACCGGCGCTAA
- the hisB gene encoding imidazoleglycerol-phosphate dehydratase HisB — MARTGEVARKTAETDVALQLAIDGTGASQIDTGVGFLNHMLTLLSKHGMMDLQVRCKGDLEVDAHHTVEDIGLCLGQALRQAAGDKRGIARYGTFYVPMDEALVRVALDFSGRPFFVLRGALPYALLGQMDTGLVTEFFRAVAMEAGLTLHIDILAGENAHHMVEGAFKAFGRALRAALTLDAREQGIPSTKGSL, encoded by the coding sequence ATGGCGCGCACAGGCGAGGTGGCACGCAAAACGGCGGAGACGGATGTCGCGCTGCAGCTTGCGATCGATGGCACGGGCGCATCCCAAATCGATACCGGCGTGGGCTTTTTAAACCATATGCTGACCCTGCTATCCAAGCATGGGATGATGGATTTGCAGGTGCGCTGCAAGGGCGATCTGGAGGTGGACGCCCACCATACGGTGGAGGATATCGGCCTTTGCTTAGGGCAGGCGCTGCGCCAGGCCGCGGGGGACAAAAGAGGCATTGCGCGCTACGGCACTTTTTATGTGCCCATGGATGAGGCGCTGGTGCGGGTAGCGCTGGATTTTTCCGGCCGGCCGTTTTTTGTGCTGCGCGGAGCGCTGCCCTATGCGCTGCTGGGGCAGATGGATACCGGGCTTGTGACGGAGTTTTTCCGCGCCGTGGCCATGGAGGCGGGGCTGACGCTGCACATCGATATTTTAGCGGGGGAGAACGCCCACCACATGGTAGAAGGGGCGTTTAAGGCTTTTGGCCGGGCGCTGCGCGCGGCGCTGACCCTGGACGCGCGGGAGCAGGGTATCCCCTCTACCAAGGGGAGCCTATAA
- the hisG gene encoding ATP phosphoribosyltransferase: MQDVITIALAKGRLAEKAIAVLEKCGIDCSQVKDPGRRLVLRDETGAYQFILVKPSDVPTYVDSGVADIGIAGKDTLMEENRPLYEMLDLGFGRCRLCIAGFPDAAQRRGITVANRRVATKYPNIARSFYAARGETIDIIKLNGSVELGPIVGLADEILDIVESGKTLKENGLVVLEEVCPVSAHLVVNRVSLKTKGNKIKALIAQVRAALEEEQA, translated from the coding sequence ATGCAGGATGTGATCACCATTGCACTGGCCAAGGGCCGGCTGGCCGAAAAGGCTATTGCGGTGCTGGAAAAATGCGGGATCGATTGCAGCCAGGTCAAAGATCCCGGGCGCAGGCTGGTACTGCGGGATGAAACGGGAGCGTATCAGTTTATCCTGGTCAAACCCAGCGACGTGCCCACCTATGTCGATAGCGGCGTGGCGGATATCGGCATCGCCGGTAAGGATACCCTGATGGAGGAGAACCGCCCGCTTTACGAGATGCTGGACCTGGGCTTTGGCCGGTGCCGCCTGTGCATCGCCGGCTTTCCGGATGCGGCGCAGCGCCGGGGCATCACGGTGGCCAACCGGCGGGTCGCCACCAAATACCCCAACATTGCCCGCAGTTTCTACGCGGCCCGGGGCGAGACCATCGATATTATCAAGCTCAACGGCTCGGTGGAGCTAGGCCCTATCGTGGGCCTGGCCGACGAGATTTTGGATATTGTAGAGAGCGGCAAGACCTTGAAGGAGAACGGATTGGTGGTGCTGGAGGAGGTTTGCCCGGTATCGGCGCATTTGGTGGTCAACCGGGTCAGCCTGAAGACCAAGGGGAACAAGATCAAGGCGCTGATCGCCCAGGTGCGCGCGGCGCTGGAGGAGGAGCAAGCATGA
- the hisD gene encoding histidinol dehydrogenase yields the protein MIPIIDWQAAPQAVKERLTGRSQLNFDAVRGVVNEVLSNIRQRGDEALLEYTAKFDGVQFPDGAAMRITQEEIDQAYAQVDADMLRRLRAARDNIRAFHEKQMQKTWMDIGPGKTLGQLVRPIASVGVYVPGGTAAYPSSVLMNIMPAKVAGVERIVMVTPPGKDGKANPLSVVCAAEAGANEMIKMGGAQAVAALAFGTQSIEKVDKITGPGNIYVANAKREVYGYVGIDMIAGPSEVMVIADASATPRYVAADLLSQAEHDALSAVILATDSMAIAQGVAQELERQLSTLSRKEIAGKSLSTYGTIVVVPDLKAAAALANEVAPEHLELCVSAPFELLGQIRNAGAIFLGHYTPEPVGDYWAGPNHVLPTSGTARFFSPLSVEDFLKKSSVLYYSREELASCWQDISQFARGEGLDAHARAVELRFEEEK from the coding sequence ATGATCCCAATTATCGATTGGCAGGCGGCGCCGCAGGCCGTGAAAGAACGGCTGACCGGCCGCTCGCAGTTAAATTTTGACGCCGTGCGCGGCGTAGTTAATGAAGTGCTGAGCAATATCCGCCAGCGCGGGGACGAGGCGTTATTGGAGTACACCGCCAAATTTGACGGGGTGCAGTTCCCGGACGGGGCGGCCATGCGCATTACGCAAGAGGAGATCGACCAGGCGTACGCCCAGGTGGATGCGGACATGCTGCGCCGGCTGCGGGCCGCACGGGACAATATCCGCGCCTTCCACGAAAAGCAGATGCAAAAGACCTGGATGGATATCGGCCCCGGCAAGACTCTGGGGCAGCTGGTGCGGCCGATCGCCAGCGTGGGCGTTTACGTGCCGGGCGGCACGGCGGCCTATCCTTCTTCGGTGCTCATGAATATCATGCCCGCCAAGGTAGCGGGGGTGGAGCGGATCGTCATGGTCACCCCGCCGGGTAAGGATGGCAAAGCCAACCCCTTAAGCGTGGTCTGCGCCGCGGAGGCCGGGGCCAATGAGATGATCAAGATGGGCGGGGCACAGGCGGTGGCCGCGCTGGCCTTTGGTACGCAGAGCATTGAGAAGGTGGATAAGATCACCGGCCCGGGCAATATCTACGTGGCCAACGCTAAGCGGGAGGTCTACGGTTACGTGGGCATCGACATGATCGCCGGGCCCAGCGAGGTGATGGTGATCGCCGATGCTAGCGCTACCCCCCGCTATGTGGCGGCGGACCTTTTGAGCCAGGCGGAGCACGACGCGCTCAGCGCCGTTATACTGGCGACGGATTCCATGGCTATCGCCCAGGGCGTTGCGCAGGAGCTGGAGCGCCAGCTGTCCACCCTCTCCCGCAAGGAGATCGCGGGCAAGTCCCTTTCTACCTATGGTACGATCGTAGTGGTGCCGGACCTAAAGGCCGCAGCTGCCCTGGCCAACGAGGTAGCGCCCGAGCACCTGGAGCTGTGCGTATCCGCGCCCTTTGAGCTGCTGGGGCAGATTCGCAACGCGGGGGCGATCTTCCTGGGACATTACACGCCCGAGCCCGTAGGGGATTATTGGGCGGGGCCCAATCACGTACTGCCCACCAGCGGTACGGCGCGGTTTTTCTCTCCGCTCTCGGTTGAGGATTTCCTCAAAAAGAGCAGTGTGCTATACTATTCAAGAGAAGAGCTGGCGTCCTGCTGGCAGGATATTTCGCAGTTTGCCCGGGGTGAGGGGCTGGATGCCCATGCCCGCGCGGTAGAGCTGCGCTTTGAGGAGGAAAAATAG
- the hisZ gene encoding ATP phosphoribosyltransferase regulatory subunit produces the protein MMATYQKQIPGGVQDYLQAECYHKRRVERALRETFMMSGYDEVETPSFEYYDVYSESNALKQERMIKFFDPNGRILALRPDFTMPIARLCATRMEGAELPLRLCYVGSAFGNDAGAQSQRREFTQAGVELLGLPGAKGDAEVIALAIVAMKEAGLTDFQIDIGQVEFFRGLMDQVGMNERDAEQLREYVEQKNELAIELMLKNYPMGGEIKSDLQRLPMLYGGPEVLDEAQAISSHPRCRAAIDNLREVYALLEAFGLSDYVSIDLGMVQAIGYYTGVIFKGMTGALGYPLLTGGRYDHLLRAFGRDLPATGFALGVKEILLSLDSQSALRRQPGVQVLVGADASCVSAAYAYAQKLRGEGVRTAFCLGCLPQQVVSQARQLGVPKAAYADANGVRQLIEVKEGEA, from the coding sequence ATGATGGCAACCTATCAAAAGCAGATCCCCGGCGGCGTGCAGGACTATCTGCAGGCCGAGTGTTACCACAAGCGGCGGGTGGAGCGCGCTTTGCGCGAGACCTTTATGATGAGCGGGTATGACGAGGTGGAGACCCCCTCGTTTGAGTATTACGATGTTTACAGCGAGAGCAACGCCCTAAAGCAGGAGCGGATGATCAAGTTCTTCGACCCGAACGGGCGCATCCTGGCCCTGCGGCCGGATTTTACCATGCCGATTGCCCGTCTGTGCGCCACGCGCATGGAGGGGGCGGAGCTGCCGTTGCGGCTGTGCTATGTAGGCAGCGCCTTTGGCAACGATGCGGGCGCCCAGAGCCAACGGCGTGAGTTTACCCAGGCGGGCGTGGAGCTTTTGGGCCTGCCCGGGGCCAAGGGGGATGCCGAGGTGATCGCCCTGGCCATCGTCGCCATGAAAGAGGCTGGGCTGACGGATTTCCAGATCGACATTGGGCAGGTGGAGTTTTTCCGCGGGCTGATGGATCAGGTGGGGATGAACGAGCGGGACGCCGAGCAGCTGCGCGAGTATGTGGAGCAGAAAAACGAGCTGGCCATCGAGCTGATGCTGAAAAACTACCCCATGGGCGGGGAGATCAAAAGCGACCTGCAGCGCCTGCCTATGCTGTACGGCGGGCCGGAGGTACTGGACGAGGCACAGGCCATATCCTCGCACCCGCGCTGCCGCGCCGCTATCGACAACCTGCGCGAGGTGTACGCGCTGCTGGAGGCCTTCGGCCTGAGCGACTATGTTTCCATCGATTTAGGCATGGTGCAGGCCATCGGGTATTATACGGGCGTGATCTTTAAGGGCATGACGGGGGCTTTGGGTTACCCGCTGCTCACTGGCGGCCGGTATGATCACCTGCTGCGGGCCTTTGGGCGGGATCTGCCCGCCACCGGGTTTGCGCTGGGGGTCAAAGAGATTTTGCTCTCGCTGGATAGCCAAAGCGCGCTGCGGCGGCAGCCCGGTGTGCAGGTGCTAGTGGGGGCGGACGCCAGCTGTGTCTCAGCCGCTTATGCCTATGCGCAAAAGCTGCGGGGCGAGGGCGTGCGTACGGCGTTTTGCCTGGGGTGCCTGCCCCAGCAGGTCGTCTCGCAGGCCCGCCAGCTGGGCGTGCCCAAAGCGGCCTACGCAGATGCCAACGGCGTGCGGCAGTTGATCGAGGTAAAGGAGGGCGAGGCGTGA
- the hisA gene encoding 1-(5-phosphoribosyl)-5-[(5-phosphoribosylamino)methylideneamino]imidazole-4-carboxamide isomerase translates to MVIYPAIDMKDGRCVRLKQGAADAVTVYGDDPVAMAEKWAAAGAKWLHVVDLDGAFEGKSRNAALFKQIVEAAKIPVQTGGGIRTMADIAYRIEECGIARVILGTVALENPGLVAEAAKRFPGKIAVGIDAKDGYVAVRGWVDVSKTLAVDLAQRMAHAGACTVIYTDISKDGMMRGPNVEATGEMVKKGGMPVIGSGGVSCLEDVRALKAAGCAGVIVGQALYSGAVTLEELLALGD, encoded by the coding sequence ATGGTCATCTATCCGGCAATCGATATGAAGGACGGGCGCTGCGTGCGCCTAAAACAGGGTGCGGCGGACGCTGTGACGGTTTATGGGGACGACCCCGTGGCCATGGCGGAAAAGTGGGCCGCCGCAGGGGCCAAATGGCTGCACGTGGTGGACCTGGACGGCGCCTTTGAGGGCAAAAGCCGCAATGCGGCGCTGTTTAAGCAAATTGTGGAGGCGGCAAAAATACCGGTGCAGACAGGGGGCGGCATCCGCACGATGGCGGATATCGCTTATCGCATTGAAGAATGCGGCATTGCCCGGGTGATCCTGGGTACGGTGGCGCTGGAGAATCCGGGGCTGGTGGCGGAGGCGGCCAAGCGCTTCCCGGGTAAGATCGCCGTGGGCATCGACGCCAAGGACGGCTATGTGGCTGTGCGGGGCTGGGTGGATGTGTCTAAGACGCTGGCGGTAGACCTAGCGCAAAGAATGGCGCACGCCGGCGCCTGCACGGTGATCTATACCGATATCAGTAAGGACGGCATGATGCGCGGCCCTAACGTAGAAGCCACGGGCGAGATGGTGAAAAAGGGCGGTATGCCGGTCATCGGCTCGGGCGGGGTCTCCTGCCTGGAGGATGTCAGGGCCCTGAAGGCGGCGGGCTGCGCGGGCGTCATCGTAGGGCAAGCGCTGTATTCGGGCGCGGTGACCTTAGAGGAACTGCTGGCGCTGGGAGATTAA
- a CDS encoding ATP-binding protein → MRAENLAGLLDAMTQTSIYVIEEESHRLLYYNRRCRDMGRGKAALGVKCHEVWPEVCANCPLDALGDNSSSHIVCYDPLLKTTVDVTANRILWDDTIPAVVVTATPHKLNFEEEQGLQKIRQMYARSLLTVFGECIIANLTADYYVNCQKDMLWTGIPEEGNFGEENRKYARKLLHPDDLPLFNDAFSREAMIRLFGEGKRQITRRLRRRTQEGGYHMVEFTAARIDQQEGGALWCVLVFRDVQEEYLLERQRNLELSQLATAAQVAFQMLISVNLTQNTYHMLAYERFPVKKPEDQGSFSDLIASECASVHPDYRDEFINKFSRRALMETFMGGRRIVAMEVPHLGEDGQYHWHFTQVVRVESPYTDELIEITLSRNIDAERRMQREMLEKERRAKKLLEDALDKAEKANRAKSDFLSKMSHDIRTPLNAITGMTELAQLHIGDAEKMQDYLHKIASSGTHLLSLINEVLDVSKIESGSVELEEREFDLRAVAQEAAEMIRLPVEQKRQALLIQIDPQMHLQVLGDAARLGQVLVNILENASKYTPEGGKITFKVEEIKKEELYAGTYRFEIEDEGIGMAPEYLQHIFEPFSRADDSRTSKVPGTGLGMTIVKSLVSMMGGSIDVHSEYGKGSRFTVTLYLNKACAPKAREPEPVQWPKEAYSQMRVLLVEDNEINRQIATEMLQLLGIQVEAAENGREAVEAVHNHPPLYYSMVFMDIQMPVLDGYEATRQIRNSGMARIEELPIFAMTADAFAEDVRRARLAGMNGHLAKPISLEQLRGVLSECLSWRREHLTETMDQ, encoded by the coding sequence ATGCGAGCAGAAAACTTAGCCGGGTTGCTGGATGCGATGACGCAGACTAGTATCTACGTCATCGAGGAAGAAAGCCACCGGCTGCTTTATTATAACCGGCGCTGCCGCGATATGGGCCGGGGAAAGGCCGCCCTTGGGGTGAAGTGCCACGAGGTATGGCCGGAGGTCTGCGCCAACTGCCCGCTAGATGCGCTGGGGGATAATTCTTCCAGCCATATTGTTTGTTACGACCCGCTGCTTAAAACCACGGTTGACGTTACGGCCAACCGGATTCTATGGGATGATACGATTCCAGCCGTCGTGGTGACGGCAACACCGCATAAGCTGAATTTTGAGGAAGAACAGGGGCTGCAAAAGATTCGGCAGATGTACGCGCGCAGTTTATTGACGGTCTTTGGCGAGTGCATTATCGCCAACCTTACGGCTGACTATTATGTAAACTGCCAAAAGGATATGCTGTGGACCGGGATACCGGAGGAAGGAAACTTTGGCGAAGAAAACCGTAAGTACGCCCGGAAACTACTGCACCCGGACGACCTGCCCCTGTTTAATGATGCTTTTTCGCGCGAGGCGATGATTCGGCTCTTTGGAGAGGGAAAGCGGCAGATCACCCGGCGCCTGCGCCGGCGCACGCAGGAGGGCGGCTACCACATGGTGGAGTTTACCGCCGCGCGGATCGACCAACAGGAGGGGGGCGCCCTGTGGTGCGTGCTGGTGTTCCGAGATGTTCAGGAGGAATATCTGCTGGAGCGCCAGCGCAATCTGGAGCTTAGCCAGCTGGCCACCGCGGCGCAGGTAGCCTTTCAAATGCTGATCTCTGTCAACCTTACCCAGAATACCTATCATATGCTGGCCTACGAGCGATTCCCCGTGAAAAAACCGGAAGACCAGGGCAGCTTCAGCGACTTGATCGCATCGGAATGCGCCAGCGTGCATCCCGATTACCGCGATGAATTTATCAATAAATTCTCCCGGCGCGCGTTGATGGAGACCTTTATGGGCGGCAGGCGCATTGTGGCGATGGAAGTACCTCACCTGGGCGAGGATGGGCAGTACCACTGGCATTTTACCCAGGTTGTACGGGTGGAGAGCCCCTATACCGATGAACTGATCGAGATCACCCTTTCGCGTAATATTGATGCGGAACGGCGGATGCAGCGGGAGATGCTGGAAAAGGAGCGCCGCGCCAAAAAGCTGCTGGAGGACGCGCTGGATAAGGCGGAAAAGGCCAACCGGGCCAAGAGCGACTTCCTTTCTAAAATGAGCCATGATATCCGCACGCCGCTAAATGCCATCACCGGGATGACGGAGCTTGCGCAGCTGCATATCGGGGATGCGGAAAAGATGCAGGATTATTTGCACAAGATCGCCAGCTCCGGCACGCATCTGCTCAGCCTGATCAACGAGGTGTTGGATGTAAGCAAGATCGAAAGCGGCTCGGTCGAGTTGGAGGAACGCGAATTTGACCTGCGCGCGGTAGCGCAGGAGGCGGCGGAGATGATCCGTCTGCCCGTGGAGCAGAAACGGCAAGCCCTTTTAATACAGATCGACCCTCAGATGCACCTGCAGGTGTTGGGAGATGCGGCGCGGCTGGGGCAGGTGCTGGTCAACATTCTGGAAAACGCCTCAAAATATACGCCTGAAGGCGGGAAGATCACCTTTAAGGTGGAGGAGATCAAAAAAGAAGAACTCTATGCGGGAACTTACCGGTTTGAAATTGAGGACGAGGGGATCGGCATGGCGCCGGAGTATCTTCAGCATATATTTGAACCCTTCAGCCGGGCGGACGACAGCCGTACCAGCAAAGTGCCGGGAACGGGGTTGGGGATGACCATCGTCAAAAGCCTGGTGTCGATGATGGGCGGCAGCATTGATGTACATAGCGAATATGGCAAGGGCTCCCGGTTCACCGTCACACTGTATCTGAATAAGGCTTGCGCACCAAAAGCCAGGGAGCCAGAACCGGTGCAATGGCCCAAAGAGGCTTACAGCCAAATGCGGGTGCTGCTGGTGGAGGATAACGAGATCAACCGGCAGATCGCAACGGAGATGCTGCAACTGCTGGGCATACAGGTCGAGGCGGCCGAAAACGGGCGCGAGGCGGTAGAGGCGGTACACAACCATCCGCCGCTATACTATAGCATGGTATTTATGGATATTCAGATGCCGGTGCTCGATGGATATGAGGCCACCCGCCAGATCCGGAATTCCGGCATGGCACGGATCGAGGAGCTGCCCATCTTTGCGATGACGGCGGACGCCTTTGCAGAGGATGTGAGGCGGGCGCGTCTTGCGGGAATGAACGGACATTTGGCCAAGCCCATCTCTCTGGAGCAGCTGCGAGGGGTGCTCTCGGAATGCTTGAGCTGGCGGCGCGAGCACTTGACTGAAACGATGGACCAATGA
- a CDS encoding MFS transporter, which produces MATGFLVVIYLAFISLGLPDPMLGAAWPLMQVDFGAPLEAAGVVSMVISGGTILSSLLSGRLIARFGNGRLTLFSVMLTAAALVGFALAPSFGWLVVLAVPYGLGGGAVDAALNNYVAAHYESRHMSWLHAFWGVGTMIGPMALSALIAGGLSWRSGYWAVAGFQTMLVLILIFTLPLWGKVAKLNPNKFTGEADEAQGSRVTIPQAIKIPGVKLAMLAFLFYCGVETTVMLWGASYLIQMRGIDAATAAQGSAAFFAGITAGRILSGFLTMKLSNKRLIWLGVAGIIVGVALLLIPGGAGLAMAGFFMLGLGCAPIFPCMLHETPVRFGIAASQTVMGMQTATAYTGSTLLPPLLGVIASCVSLQIFPFVLLGYALALGVCTACINRNLARKGAGA; this is translated from the coding sequence TTGGCTACGGGTTTTTTGGTCGTAATCTATCTGGCCTTTATCAGCCTGGGGCTGCCCGACCCCATGTTGGGCGCGGCCTGGCCGCTGATGCAGGTGGATTTTGGCGCGCCGCTGGAGGCCGCGGGCGTTGTTTCCATGGTGATCTCCGGGGGGACGATCCTTTCCAGCCTTTTAAGCGGGCGGCTGATCGCCCGCTTTGGCAACGGACGGCTGACGCTGTTTAGCGTAATGCTCACTGCCGCGGCGCTGGTAGGTTTTGCGCTGGCCCCCTCGTTTGGATGGCTGGTCGTTCTGGCGGTGCCCTACGGACTGGGGGGCGGCGCGGTGGATGCAGCGCTGAATAATTATGTGGCCGCCCATTACGAATCCCGCCACATGAGCTGGCTGCATGCCTTTTGGGGCGTGGGAACGATGATCGGCCCCATGGCGCTATCGGCGCTGATCGCCGGCGGGCTTTCCTGGCGCAGCGGATATTGGGCGGTGGCGGGCTTCCAAACGATGCTGGTATTGATCCTGATCTTTACGCTGCCCTTATGGGGCAAGGTGGCCAAACTGAACCCCAATAAGTTTACCGGCGAGGCAGATGAGGCCCAGGGCAGCCGGGTGACGATTCCGCAGGCCATCAAGATACCGGGCGTAAAACTCGCCATGCTGGCGTTTTTATTCTACTGCGGCGTGGAGACCACGGTGATGCTGTGGGGCGCCAGCTACCTGATCCAGATGCGGGGGATCGATGCCGCTACGGCGGCGCAGGGCTCGGCCGCATTTTTTGCCGGCATCACCGCCGGACGCATCCTCTCCGGTTTTTTAACGATGAAGTTATCCAACAAGCGCCTGATCTGGCTGGGGGTAGCGGGTATTATAGTAGGCGTGGCGCTGCTGCTGATCCCCGGCGGGGCGGGCCTGGCCATGGCGGGCTTTTTCATGCTGGGCCTGGGCTGCGCGCCCATCTTCCCCTGCATGCTGCATGAAACGCCGGTGCGCTTTGGTATTGCCGCCTCGCAGACCGTGATGGGCATGCAGACGGCTACGGCCTACACCGGCTCTACGCTGCTTCCGCCGCTGCTGGGGGTGATCGCCTCCTGCGTTTCGCTGCAGATCTTCCCCTTTGTGTTGCTGGGGTATGCGTTGGCGCTGGGCGTTTGTACGGCCTGCATCAACCGCAATCTGGCGCGCAAGGGCGCAGGAGCTTAG